A genomic region of Diachasmimorpha longicaudata isolate KC_UGA_2023 chromosome 17, iyDiaLong2, whole genome shotgun sequence contains the following coding sequences:
- the LOC135170686 gene encoding chymotrypsinogen A-like — protein sequence MEIGLSLFYLSLYMNSSVVPPTESPAKVSNFTPIVGGQYAQPGQFPWMAIVHKMSWNGGYGACGGSIISPRWVLTAAHCTAGNRRRFVVVFGETDQRMVRGEQYFGKGVAMITSEFYAHPRAMQSRFADYDVALLRMPRDIPFGKTIQQIGLAGTSYGGEELAGKTAMIIGWGRTGQYSTTEDLQWRTIQLLSNRECARDWPALNNNHICIASRTTRSSTCSGDSGGPLVVGTKKGLMQVGVVSFGDGYCPTYAPSVFMRVSSFLGWIQQVTKE from the exons ATGGAGATTGGGCTTTCTCTTTTCTATTTGAGTCTCTATATGAACTCTTCAGTAGTACCGCCGACTGAGTCACCCGCTAAAGTGTCTA ATTTCACACCAATCGTTGGTGGTCAATATGCGCAACCCGGACAGTTTCCATGGATGGCTATAGTCCATAAGATGTCCTGGAATGGCGGATATGGCGCCTGTGGTGGAAGTATAATATCTCCAAGATGGGTCCTTACTGCTGCTCACTGCACAGCTGGTAACCGGAGGCGATTTGTTGTAGTCTTTGGAGAGACAGACCAAAGAATGGTCAGGGGCGAGCAGTACTTCGGGAAAGGAGTCGCCATGATAACGTCAGAATTCTACGCCCACCCAAGGGCCATGCAAAGCAGATTTGCAGactacgatgttgcattactCCGCATGCCACGGGATATTCCATTCGGAA AAACTATCCAGCAAATCGGACTCGCAGGAACGAGTTATGGCGGCGAGGAATTGGCGGGAAAAACTGCTATGATCATTGGATGGGGTCGAACCGGACAGTATTCAACAACAGAAGACTTACAATGGCGAACAATACAACTATTAAGCAATCGTGAGTGCGCTCGCGACTGGCCtgcactgaataataatcatatTTGCATTGCATCAAGAACTACTCGAAGTAGTACGTGCTCAGGAGACAGTGGTGGTCCCCTTGTTGTTGGAACCAAAAAGGGTCTGATGCAAGTTGGTGTTGTTAGCTTCGGTGATGGATATTGTCCGACCTATGCACCGAGTGTTTTCATGCGGGTTTCGTCGTTCCTGGGGTGGATACAACAAGTGACAAAGGAATAA